One genomic segment of Vibrio quintilis includes these proteins:
- a CDS encoding VOC family protein — translation MQYVLTQKRLTPELMCEDISGFTDKISQLCELLDMDLTELEIDHIAMRINDLDTTQAVHQVWMRQGQVISESLIHGRPIIVIELTQPLKLGQWQTKYLELPYPAEGKHYPVEGWEHVEFVIPSTALTADVFFAELCRKFPRMKDNAKKHHIQIKQSSPQAEGERLVNPTIAFKWNHVCIKLHPNSLKDVIASEQSLHE, via the coding sequence ATGCAGTATGTATTAACGCAGAAACGGCTGACTCCGGAGTTGATGTGTGAAGATATTTCCGGGTTTACGGATAAGATTTCTCAGTTGTGTGAACTTCTGGACATGGATCTGACCGAGCTTGAAATAGATCATATTGCAATGCGGATTAATGATCTGGACACAACTCAAGCGGTGCATCAGGTGTGGATGCGGCAAGGGCAGGTAATTTCAGAGTCATTGATTCATGGCAGACCCATTATTGTGATTGAATTAACTCAGCCTCTGAAGCTGGGCCAATGGCAGACAAAATATCTGGAGTTGCCATATCCGGCAGAAGGGAAGCATTATCCGGTTGAAGGATGGGAGCATGTTGAATTTGTGATTCCGTCAACAGCATTAACTGCTGACGTGTTTTTTGCAGAGCTTTGCCGGAAATTCCCACGGATGAAAGATAATGCGAAAAAGCATCACATTCAGATTAAACAATCGTCGCCTCAGGCTGAAGGAGAAAGGTTAGTTAACCCGACGATTGCTTTCAAATGGAATCATGTCTGTATCAAACTTCACCCGAATTCATTAAAAGATGTGATTGCATCAGAGCAAAGCCTGCACGAATAA
- the argS gene encoding arginine--tRNA ligase, producing the protein MNIQALINDRVTQALESAGAPAGSPAAVRQSAKPQFGDYQANGVMGVAKKLGMNPREFAGKVLDALDLDGIASKTEIAGPGFINIFLSESFLAGQASLALADERLGIAPEPQQTIVADYSAPNVAKEMHVGHLRSTIIGDAVVRTLEFLGHKVIRANHIGDWGTQFGMLIANLERIQNDSGEISMELSDLETFYRESKKLYDEDEAFAETARNYVVKLQGGDPFCTGMWKKLVDVTMSQNQKNYDRLNVSLTRDNVMGESMYNDMLPEIVTDLKEKGIAQEDDGAQVVFLNEYKNKDGEPMGVIIQKRDGGFLYTTTDIACAKYRYETLGADRVLYFIDSRQHQHLMQAWTIVRKARYIPEEVSLEHHAFGMMLGKDGRPFKTRAGGTVRLADLLDEAQERATKLIESKNPQLSPKEKSHIASTVAMAAVKYADLSKNRTTDYIFDWDNMLAFEGNTAPYMQYAYTRIASIFSKAGISIDDLSGDIHISDDREKAMVARLLQFEEAVQSVAREGQPHILCNYLFELAGQFSSFYEACPILTADDDVTKQSRLRLSALTAKTIQQGLNLLGINTLERM; encoded by the coding sequence GTGAATATCCAAGCATTAATCAATGACAGAGTTACTCAGGCTCTGGAATCCGCAGGTGCCCCGGCTGGCAGCCCGGCCGCTGTCCGCCAGTCAGCGAAACCACAATTTGGCGACTATCAGGCAAATGGCGTCATGGGTGTCGCTAAAAAACTCGGTATGAACCCACGAGAGTTTGCCGGGAAAGTCTTAGATGCGCTTGACTTAGATGGCATCGCCAGTAAAACAGAAATTGCCGGTCCCGGATTTATTAATATTTTTCTGAGTGAATCGTTTCTTGCCGGGCAAGCCAGTCTTGCTCTGGCTGATGAGCGTCTTGGTATTGCACCTGAACCACAACAAACGATTGTTGCCGACTATTCCGCACCAAATGTGGCTAAAGAAATGCATGTTGGCCACCTCCGCTCAACCATCATTGGGGACGCAGTTGTCCGTACTCTGGAGTTTCTCGGCCATAAAGTTATCCGGGCCAACCACATCGGTGACTGGGGAACCCAGTTCGGTATGTTGATTGCGAATCTGGAAAGAATTCAGAATGATTCCGGTGAGATTTCAATGGAACTATCGGATCTGGAAACATTTTACCGTGAATCTAAAAAACTGTATGACGAAGATGAAGCATTTGCAGAAACAGCCAGAAATTACGTCGTTAAACTGCAGGGTGGTGACCCGTTCTGTACCGGAATGTGGAAAAAGCTGGTTGATGTCACCATGTCACAGAACCAGAAAAACTATGACCGTCTGAATGTATCTCTGACCCGTGACAATGTGATGGGTGAAAGTATGTATAACGACATGCTTCCTGAGATTGTTACTGACCTGAAAGAAAAAGGTATCGCACAGGAAGATGACGGCGCTCAGGTTGTATTCCTGAACGAATACAAAAATAAAGATGGCGAACCAATGGGCGTCATTATCCAGAAGCGGGATGGAGGTTTCCTTTATACAACGACGGATATTGCCTGCGCTAAATACCGCTATGAAACACTGGGAGCAGACCGGGTTCTTTACTTTATTGATTCACGCCAGCACCAGCATCTGATGCAGGCATGGACAATTGTTCGCAAAGCCCGTTACATTCCGGAAGAAGTTTCTTTAGAACATCATGCATTCGGTATGATGCTGGGTAAAGATGGCCGCCCATTTAAAACCCGTGCAGGCGGAACGGTTCGTTTGGCTGACTTACTGGATGAAGCCCAGGAACGTGCGACAAAACTCATCGAGAGCAAAAATCCACAGCTATCACCGAAAGAAAAGTCACATATTGCTTCAACGGTGGCAATGGCAGCGGTCAAATATGCGGATTTATCCAAAAACAGAACGACTGATTATATTTTTGACTGGGATAACATGCTGGCGTTTGAAGGAAATACAGCACCTTATATGCAGTACGCTTACACCCGGATCGCATCTATCTTCTCCAAGGCCGGCATCTCTATTGATGATTTGTCCGGGGACATTCATATTAGCGATGATCGGGAAAAAGCGATGGTTGCGCGGCTACTTCAGTTTGAAGAAGCTGTTCAGTCTGTCGCCCGTGAAGGCCAGCCACATATTCTGTGTAATTACCTGTTTGAACTGGCGGGTCAATTCTCCAGTTTTTACGAAGCCTGCCCGATTCTGACAGCAGATGATGACGTAACAAAACAGAGTCGCCTGAGGCTGTCTGCCCTGACAGCAAAAACGATCCAACAGGGATTAAACCTGTTGGGCATCAATACGCTGGAACGGATGTAA
- a CDS encoding DoxX family protein codes for MMKALIDKVEMGFDFPELGKLILRVSFSLMFLLHGIHKIFAGTAFIQGLFIKAGLPGFMAYGVYLGEVAAPLLIILGLYTRVASVFIIGTCLVVIGLLHTGDLFSLNKFGAWAAEDIGTYLFAAISIFFLGSGKYAVRPNL; via the coding sequence ATGATGAAAGCACTCATTGATAAAGTTGAAATGGGATTTGATTTCCCGGAGTTAGGTAAGCTCATACTTCGGGTTAGTTTTAGTCTGATGTTTTTACTTCATGGTATTCATAAGATTTTTGCCGGAACTGCATTCATTCAGGGATTGTTTATCAAGGCCGGACTGCCCGGGTTCATGGCATATGGGGTATATTTGGGAGAAGTGGCTGCACCATTACTGATTATTTTAGGTTTGTATACCCGGGTTGCCTCTGTTTTTATTATTGGCACTTGTCTGGTTGTTATCGGGCTGCTGCATACGGGGGATTTGTTCTCTCTGAATAAATTTGGTGCCTGGGCTGCAGAAGATATCGGAACTTATCTGTTTGCGGCAATCTCTATTTTTTTCCTGGGTTCCGGAAAATATGCGGTGCGGCCTAATCTTTGA
- a CDS encoding oxidoreductase, with product MRSKHYPNLFEPIKIGKVEIKNRYMLAPMGPGGFCNADGSFNERGVEFYVERARGGAGLIMPGVTKVENDIEPCELPMMPCPTLNPVNFIKTARLMTERVHSYDAKIFLQLSAGFGRVGIPGLVKTAIGPSEIPHRWLPDVTCRALTIEEIRTYIRKFADSAEICQKAGFDGVEIHAVHEGYLLDQFAIKFFNRRTDAYGGSLEKRLRFATDIVKAIKVRCGQDFPVTLRYSIKSFIKDWLKGGLPGEEFLEKGRDIEEGIEAAKLLEAAGYDALNGDVGSYDSWYWSHPPMYQDKGLYLPYNEILKQAVDIPVITAGRMDDPELASRAIAEGKTDMIGLGRPLLADADIPNKVRAGQADTIRPCLSCQEGCMGRLAKYTMISCAVNPAAGRERDYALTPALKKKHVVIVGGGVAGMEAARVAALRGHQVDLYEAGDKLGGVVLAGGVPDFKEDDLALLDWYRNELQDNQVNIHLNTPVSRDTFNDIRPDTVVIATGSQAKKFDIPGASQVYTATDVLLGHQNAGESTLIIGGGLVGCETALWLKNQGKQVYIVEREDELLSLAGPLCHANSDMLLELLDYKNVQVFTRSKVTEQTNDGVVIYHQDSETKTLVPVDSVILAIGYDSERHLYDQIKYEIPDIHLIGDSRKVQNIMYAIWDAYEVARNI from the coding sequence ATGAGAAGCAAACACTATCCGAATCTTTTTGAACCGATAAAAATTGGTAAAGTTGAGATAAAAAATCGTTACATGTTGGCCCCGATGGGACCGGGGGGATTTTGCAATGCTGATGGCAGCTTTAATGAAAGGGGCGTTGAATTTTATGTCGAGCGCGCCCGGGGTGGTGCAGGCTTGATTATGCCCGGCGTGACTAAAGTTGAAAATGACATTGAGCCTTGTGAACTTCCGATGATGCCATGTCCGACATTAAATCCGGTGAACTTTATTAAAACCGCAAGACTGATGACAGAAAGAGTTCATAGCTATGATGCTAAGATCTTTTTGCAACTGTCAGCCGGGTTTGGACGGGTTGGGATTCCTGGATTAGTCAAAACTGCGATCGGTCCTTCTGAAATCCCGCATCGATGGTTACCTGATGTGACTTGCCGGGCACTGACAATCGAAGAAATCCGCACTTATATCCGTAAGTTTGCTGATTCTGCGGAGATCTGTCAGAAAGCAGGATTTGATGGCGTTGAAATACATGCAGTCCATGAAGGGTATTTATTGGATCAATTTGCAATTAAATTCTTTAACCGCAGAACTGATGCATACGGTGGTTCGTTAGAAAAACGCTTACGCTTTGCTACTGATATTGTGAAAGCAATTAAAGTCCGGTGCGGTCAGGATTTCCCGGTGACGCTGCGTTACAGCATCAAAAGTTTTATCAAAGACTGGCTGAAAGGTGGTTTACCCGGAGAAGAGTTTCTCGAGAAAGGTCGTGACATTGAAGAAGGTATTGAAGCAGCGAAGTTGCTTGAAGCTGCTGGGTATGATGCATTAAATGGGGATGTTGGATCTTATGATTCCTGGTATTGGAGCCATCCACCGATGTATCAGGATAAAGGCCTTTATCTGCCGTACAACGAAATTTTAAAACAAGCGGTTGATATTCCTGTGATTACTGCCGGCAGAATGGATGACCCTGAACTTGCATCCAGAGCGATTGCTGAAGGCAAAACAGATATGATAGGTCTGGGCAGACCTTTACTGGCTGATGCAGATATTCCTAACAAAGTCAGAGCCGGGCAGGCAGATACAATTCGTCCCTGCCTTTCCTGTCAGGAAGGATGTATGGGAAGGCTGGCAAAATATACGATGATTTCCTGCGCGGTCAACCCTGCTGCCGGAAGAGAACGGGATTATGCACTGACTCCGGCACTGAAGAAAAAGCATGTCGTGATTGTTGGTGGTGGTGTCGCGGGAATGGAGGCCGCCAGAGTTGCGGCTTTACGGGGTCATCAGGTTGATTTATACGAAGCGGGTGACAAGCTGGGTGGTGTGGTGCTTGCCGGAGGTGTGCCTGACTTTAAAGAGGATGATCTGGCATTACTGGATTGGTACAGAAATGAACTGCAGGATAATCAGGTTAATATTCACCTGAATACGCCAGTGTCCCGGGATACATTCAATGATATCAGACCGGATACCGTCGTTATTGCAACTGGCTCACAGGCTAAAAAGTTTGATATTCCCGGAGCCAGTCAGGTTTACACTGCAACTGATGTCTTGTTAGGCCATCAAAATGCTGGTGAGAGTACATTGATCATTGGTGGCGGACTGGTCGGTTGCGAAACGGCTTTATGGCTGAAAAATCAGGGTAAGCAGGTTTACATTGTCGAGCGGGAAGATGAATTGCTTTCGCTGGCCGGGCCGTTATGTCATGCCAATAGTGATATGCTGCTTGAATTGCTTGATTATAAAAATGTTCAGGTTTTCACCCGTTCGAAAGTCACTGAACAAACAAATGATGGTGTCGTGATTTATCATCAGGATTCGGAGACAAAAACACTGGTTCCGGTTGATTCTGTGATTCTGGCTATCGGTTATGATTCTGAGCGCCATCTTTATGATCAAATTAAATATGAAATACCTGATATACATTTAATCGGGGATTCAAGAAAAGTACAAAACATTATGTATGCTATTTGGGATGCATATGAAGTTGCCAGAAATATCTAA
- a CDS encoding TetR/AcrR family transcriptional regulator — protein sequence MKKKILTQRQLQAQKTRQHIYDVGLMLMQKNGYHATTVSQISKAAKVSVGAFYHHFRSKEDILSHIYENADSYFLQVVKTDICSGKTSEQVVEFFQHYAEYNLQVGIDTMKVLYHADNIWFLKKNRGMQQVLRSILETGQANNEITSEQSSDEISDFLFMSARGVVFNWCMQNGRNDLLQDMKAYMQRLVTLFLL from the coding sequence TTGAAAAAGAAAATACTGACCCAACGCCAGCTACAAGCGCAGAAAACAAGACAACACATCTATGATGTTGGATTAATGTTGATGCAAAAAAATGGCTATCATGCAACAACCGTGAGCCAGATTAGTAAAGCAGCTAAAGTTTCAGTGGGCGCTTTTTATCATCATTTTCGTTCCAAAGAAGATATCCTTTCCCATATTTATGAAAATGCAGACAGCTACTTTTTGCAGGTTGTGAAAACAGATATTTGCTCAGGTAAAACTTCTGAACAGGTTGTCGAATTTTTTCAGCACTACGCAGAGTATAATCTCCAGGTTGGCATTGATACGATGAAAGTCCTTTATCATGCTGATAACATTTGGTTTTTAAAAAAGAACCGTGGTATGCAGCAGGTACTCCGGTCGATTCTGGAAACAGGACAAGCAAACAACGAGATAACCTCTGAGCAAAGCTCTGATGAGATATCAGACTTCTTATTTATGAGTGCCCGGGGTGTTGTTTTCAACTGGTGCATGCAAAATGGCCGGAACGATTTGCTTCAGGATATGAAAGCCTATATGCAGCGTCTGGTGACTCTTTTTCTGCTTTAA
- a CDS encoding cellulose binding domain-containing protein, with translation MKKKLKRLVGCVGLASLPVIAGSAYALTSGAGEATLSLQNSWGSGYCANVSVTNNGDANITSWVVELDLKDATVNNLWNGTLDGSTVTPSGNGTISPDSSVSFGFCASASGSVVTPEIVSLSVEGGGDTGGTSGGDNGGTTGGDNGGTTGGDNGGTTGGDNGGTTGSTEYEPIETGCSGYATRFWDCCKPHCGWKENVPTGLNALQSCSVSNSPLTDFSTQSACSGGSAYTCFSMIPFKVNDDLSYGYAATSSGDVCGRCYQLQFTGESHNSSGDPGSAALKGKTMIVQAVNIGYDVSGGQFDLLVPGGGVGAFNACSAQWGISSSELGSQYGGLLAACKQEIGWNASLDEYKSCLVKRCNSVFGSRNLTEMQQGCLWYANWFEAADNPALKYKEVACPSELSSNSGMDRGSLDDVSTACGN, from the coding sequence ATGAAAAAAAAGTTAAAACGTCTTGTTGGTTGTGTTGGCTTAGCCTCACTTCCAGTTATAGCAGGATCAGCATACGCGCTGACTTCCGGAGCTGGCGAGGCTACTCTGTCTTTGCAAAATAGCTGGGGAAGTGGTTATTGTGCAAATGTCAGTGTTACAAACAATGGAGATGCAAATATTACAAGTTGGGTTGTCGAACTTGATTTGAAAGACGCGACAGTGAATAACTTGTGGAATGGTACACTGGACGGCTCCACAGTGACGCCATCGGGGAATGGAACGATTTCTCCGGACTCAAGTGTATCATTTGGTTTTTGTGCCAGTGCATCTGGTAGCGTTGTGACTCCTGAAATTGTATCACTTTCAGTTGAAGGTGGTGGTGATACCGGTGGCACCTCAGGTGGTGACAATGGTGGAACTACAGGTGGTGACAACGGTGGAACCACTGGTGGCGACAATGGTGGAACCACAGGTGGCGACAACGGTGGAACCACCGGTAGTACAGAATATGAACCAATTGAAACTGGTTGTAGTGGGTACGCAACCCGATTCTGGGATTGTTGCAAACCGCATTGTGGCTGGAAAGAAAACGTACCAACCGGTTTGAATGCATTACAAAGTTGCTCTGTTTCGAACTCACCACTAACGGATTTCAGTACGCAAAGTGCCTGTAGTGGTGGCAGCGCCTATACGTGTTTTTCTATGATTCCGTTTAAAGTGAATGATGATTTATCGTATGGGTATGCCGCCACATCAAGTGGTGATGTCTGTGGCCGGTGTTATCAGCTCCAGTTTACCGGAGAGTCTCATAACTCTTCTGGTGATCCGGGTTCTGCTGCACTGAAAGGAAAAACTATGATCGTTCAGGCTGTCAATATCGGATACGATGTCAGTGGTGGTCAGTTTGATCTGTTGGTGCCCGGCGGCGGTGTCGGTGCATTTAATGCGTGTTCAGCGCAGTGGGGTATTTCCTCAAGTGAGCTGGGTTCTCAATATGGTGGTTTACTTGCAGCCTGTAAGCAGGAAATCGGCTGGAATGCATCTCTTGATGAGTATAAGAGCTGTCTGGTTAAACGCTGTAACAGTGTCTTTGGATCGCGTAACCTGACAGAAATGCAGCAAGGTTGTTTATGGTATGCTAACTGGTTTGAAGCTGCCGATAACCCGGCGCTAAAATATAAAGAAGTTGCATGTCCTTCCGAGCTCAGCTCGAATTCCGGTATGGATCGGGGTTCGCTTGATGACGTCAGTACTGCATGTGGTAATTAA
- a CDS encoding M6 family metalloprotease domain-containing protein, with translation MKNKITLGLFGLTLVSQLAFSAVPYHGKNYQFTQPNGDVITLVLKGNDYFAEQRTKSGRLVVYDNNLKGMAYAKVSSDGSQLISTGELAVQSDNELSMISTMNQQGLTASAKAKIAEKRRQAMMKVQGESPLGNTLIGTASSSTVTGSLKGLTVIIDFPDESGTITKSQVERFLNDLSYHEFGNFQSIRGYFRSVSGGKLDYTNVVTTYYTAKHKKSYYADSSLESSVRSQELIHEALNWLENDQGFDFSSLSTDSQGLIKGLNFFYAGKSDSSWAKGLWPHMGGLSPRFCADGVCSNLYQISDMGSSLAIGTFAHESGHLIAGWPDLYDYDGSSLGSVASFGIMGYGSVSQTSELHPVPPVAPLRALAGWDSVTELNPAVNTNAPQGRLSARSGSNTVYKWTNPANSKEAFYIEAIYRSGQNTEQPDQGLAVWHVDPSGDNSNEWHPYIQMEHADGLRDPENNRNYGDSKDLYHEYGEFTAALPNALTSKGTNSLWWNGSESGLNITDVSSPAETISFTITPGEVTSPTTPTTPTSDTLVYTGTLSDKGENIEPDGNWFEYSGGTMTLTLEGPSNTDFDLKIMKWDNQSSWTQVAASEASGSSEKISYQAEKGYYYFSVKSYSGSGQYKLSVTK, from the coding sequence ATGAAAAATAAAATTACACTCGGCTTATTCGGTTTAACTTTAGTAAGTCAACTCGCTTTTTCAGCAGTTCCATATCATGGTAAAAATTATCAGTTTACCCAGCCAAATGGCGATGTAATTACGCTTGTATTGAAGGGGAATGACTATTTTGCAGAACAAAGAACAAAATCAGGCCGTCTGGTTGTTTATGATAATAACCTTAAGGGAATGGCTTATGCCAAAGTGTCGTCTGATGGAAGTCAGCTGATATCAACCGGAGAATTAGCGGTTCAGTCAGACAATGAACTGTCGATGATTTCTACCATGAATCAACAGGGGTTAACTGCATCAGCAAAAGCGAAAATAGCTGAGAAAAGACGTCAGGCTATGATGAAAGTTCAGGGGGAGAGTCCTTTAGGAAATACGTTGATAGGTACTGCTTCATCATCAACTGTGACCGGCTCGCTGAAAGGATTAACTGTGATTATTGATTTCCCTGATGAGTCAGGGACGATCACCAAGTCTCAGGTTGAACGGTTTCTGAATGATTTAAGTTATCATGAATTTGGCAATTTTCAGTCGATTCGCGGCTATTTTCGTTCGGTCTCCGGTGGCAAGCTTGACTACACCAATGTCGTTACAACTTATTATACGGCGAAACACAAGAAATCTTACTACGCAGATTCAAGCCTTGAGTCCTCAGTCAGGTCTCAGGAGTTGATTCATGAAGCTTTAAACTGGCTTGAAAATGATCAGGGTTTTGATTTTTCGTCTTTATCTACTGACAGTCAGGGACTGATTAAAGGCCTGAATTTTTTCTATGCCGGCAAATCAGACAGTTCCTGGGCAAAAGGATTATGGCCTCATATGGGAGGGTTAAGTCCGCGCTTCTGTGCTGATGGTGTTTGTTCGAATCTTTATCAGATTTCAGATATGGGAAGCAGTCTTGCCATTGGTACTTTTGCACATGAATCAGGACACTTAATTGCTGGCTGGCCGGATCTTTATGACTATGACGGAAGCTCTCTGGGCTCGGTTGCCAGTTTTGGTATCATGGGTTACGGCTCTGTCAGCCAGACCAGTGAATTGCATCCGGTGCCGCCTGTTGCGCCATTGCGTGCGCTTGCCGGGTGGGACAGTGTGACTGAGCTGAACCCTGCTGTAAATACGAATGCACCTCAGGGGCGTCTGTCTGCCAGGTCCGGATCAAATACAGTATATAAATGGACCAATCCGGCTAACTCTAAAGAAGCTTTTTATATCGAGGCAATTTATCGTTCGGGACAAAATACAGAGCAGCCTGATCAGGGATTAGCAGTATGGCACGTTGACCCCAGTGGCGATAACTCAAATGAATGGCATCCGTATATTCAGATGGAACATGCTGATGGATTGCGTGATCCGGAAAATAACCGCAATTATGGTGATAGCAAAGATTTATATCACGAATATGGTGAGTTTACCGCTGCCTTACCAAATGCGCTGACATCTAAGGGAACGAATTCATTGTGGTGGAATGGAAGTGAGTCTGGCCTGAATATTACCGATGTATCATCACCAGCTGAAACGATTTCCTTTACCATAACCCCTGGAGAGGTGACTTCGCCAACTACGCCGACGACTCCAACATCAGACACGCTTGTGTATACCGGTACTTTATCTGACAAAGGTGAAAACATTGAACCGGATGGTAATTGGTTTGAATATAGTGGTGGAACAATGACACTGACGCTTGAAGGCCCTTCAAACACAGATTTTGATTTAAAAATTATGAAGTGGGATAACCAAAGTTCATGGACTCAGGTTGCTGCTTCTGAAGCTTCAGGTTCCAGTGAGAAGATTTCTTATCAGGCAGAAAAGGGTTATTATTATTTTTCTGTGAAATCTTATTCAGGTTCCGGTCAATATAAATTATCCGTTACCAAATGA
- a CDS encoding FeoC-like transcriptional regulator: MILHELKSYLEKHGTVTQKELARHFHLSEDGIDAMLSVWMKKGVVSRLVDTRKTLSSGSEVTSQIRYRMNPEQALSLTVIM, encoded by the coding sequence ATGATTCTTCATGAGCTTAAAAGTTATCTGGAAAAGCATGGCACTGTCACTCAAAAGGAGCTGGCCCGTCATTTTCATCTCAGTGAAGATGGTATTGATGCGATGCTGAGTGTCTGGATGAAGAAAGGTGTAGTGTCGCGGTTAGTGGATACCCGGAAAACACTCTCTTCCGGCTCAGAAGTGACCAGCCAGATAAGATACCGGATGAATCCGGAACAGGCTCTTTCACTGACAGTGATTATGTGA